TTCGGTCGAATTCGATTCGCGCCGAATCGGTTCCGGCGATCTGTTCCTGGCCCTGCCGGGGGAGCACGTGGACGGCCACGCCTACGCGGACGCGGCGATCGCCGCGGGCGCGACCGCCGTGCTCGCCGCGCGCCCGGTGGGAGTGCCCGCCATCGTGGTCGCGCCGAACCCCGGCTCGGTGCCGTCGAGTTCGGTTGCGCTGAGCGGGGATTCGGATGGATCGGGCGCCGCGGTGCTGGCCGCGCTGGCCGACCTGGCGCGCGCGAGCGTGCAACGCCTCACCGCGGCAGGCAGTCTCACGGTGATCGGGGTGACCGGGTCGTCCGGCAAGACCTCCACCAAGGATCTGCTCGCGGCGGTGCTCGCGCCGCTCGGCCCCGTGGTCGCCCCGCCCGGTTCGTTCAACAACGAGCTGGGTCATCCGTGGACGGCGTTGCGCGCCAACGCCGAGACCCGGTTCCTGGTGCTCGAGCTGTCGGCCCGCGGGCCGGGGCATATCGCCGCGCTCGCCGAGGTCGCGCCGCCGGCGATCGGCGTCGTGCTCAATGTCGGCACCGCGCATCTCGGGGAATTCGGCAGCCGCGAAGCCATCGCAAAGACCAAAGGCGAACTGGTGCAGGCGCTTCCGCCGACCGGCTTGGCCGTGCTCAACGCCGACGACCCGCAGGTCGCCGCCATGTCCGCGCGCACGACCGCGCGGGTGGTGCGCGTCGGGCTTTCCGAGGGCGCCGATATCCGGGCCACCGACGTTCGCCTCGACGACGAAGCGCGCGCCGGTTTCATCCTGCACACCGCCGCGGGCAGCGCGGCGGTGCGGCTGGCGGTGCACGGCGAACATCAGGTCGGCAACGCGCTTTCCGCGACCGCGGTCGCCCTGGAATGCGGCGCCGAACTCGACGCGATCGCTGCCGCGCTGTCGGGCGCGCACGCCGCGTCGGCCCGGCGCATGGACGTGCGCACCACCGCCGGCGGGGTCACCGTCGTCAACGACTCCTACAACGCCAACCCCGACTCGGTGCGCGCCGCGCTCAAGGCGCTGGTCACCATGGCGCGGTCCGGCGAAACCCCGCGGCGCAGCTGGGCGGTGCTCGGCGAAATGGGTGAACTGGGCGAGGAATCCGTGCTCGAGCACGACCGGATCGGGCGGCTCGCGGTGCGCCTGGACGTGGACCGGCTCATCGTCGTCGGGTCCGGAAGGCCGTCCCGCGCGATGCACCAGGGAGCCGTGATGGAAGGCTCATGGGGTGAGGAGTCGATCCTGGTGCCCGATATCGGCGCCGCCATCGCGTTGCTCGACGACGAAATCGAGTCCGGCGACGTGGTGCTCGTGAAAGCGTCGAAGTCGGTGGGCCTCTGGGAGGTCGCCGAACACCTGATCAACACCGAGCGCGACCACGATAAGGCGGAGGCTCTCGAGTGAGACAGATTCTGTTCGCGGCGGCGATCGCGCTCGCCGTCTCGATTCTGCTGACCCCACTGCTGATCAAGATGTTCGCCAAGCAGGGTTTCGGCCAGGAGATCCGAGTCGACGGCCCGGCCAGTCATCAGGCCAAGCGGGGCACGCCCACGATGGGCGGTGTCGCGATCATCATCGGCATGTGGGCCGGTTATCTGGGCTCGCACCTGATCGGCATCGGCTACAACGCCGACGGCCCGTCGGCTTCCGGGCTGTTGGTGCTCGGTCTGGCCACCGCGCTGGGCGGCGTCGGCTTCGTCGACGATTTCATCAAGATCCGTAAGCAGCGCAATCTCGGCCTCACCGCCGCGGGCAAGTATCTCGGTCAGTTGACCTCCGCCGTCGTCTTCGGCGTGCTCGCGTTGCAGTTCCGCGGGGCGAGCGGGCTCACCCCGGCGAGCAGGCATCTGTCCTATGTGCGTGACATCAGCACGGTGACCATGGGTGTCGTCGTCTTCCTGGTGTTTGTCTGCCTGGTCGTCGTCGCCTGGTCCAACGCGGTGAACCTCACCGACGGGCTGGACGGGCTCGCGGCCGGCTCGATGAGCCTGGTGCTCGGCGGCTACGTGGTGATCACGTTCTGGCAGTACTACCACGCGTGCGAGACCAAGCCCGAGACCGGTTGCTACAACGTGCGCGACCCGCTCGATCTGGCGCTGGTGTGCGCCGCGGGCGCCGCGGCCTGCGTCGGCTTCCTGTGGTGGAATGCCGCGCCCGCCAAGATCTTCATGGGCGACACCGGGTCGCTGGCGCTCGGCGGCCTGCTGGCCGGCCTGTCCATCACCACCCGCACCGAACTGCTGATGATCGTGATCGGCGCGCTGTTCGTCGCCGAGACGCTGTCGGTGGTGCTGCAGGTGGCGGTGTACCGCACCACGCGCAACCGGTTGTTCAAGATGGCGCCGTTCCATCATCACTTCGAACTCAGTAAATGGGCCGAGACTACGGTGATCATCAGGTTCTGGCTATTGGCCGCGATAGCTTCCGCGGTCGGACTCGGTTTGTTCTACAGCGAATATCTCTCTGCGGTCGGGTGAACTAGCGATGGTCGAACATTCTCCTCGGGCCCTGCGTACACCAGGGCCCATGCTCGAATTCCTGCGTGGCCGTGACGTTCTCGTCGCGGGCTGGGGTGTGTCGGGGCGCTCGCTGGTCGAGCCGCTGCGCGATATCGGGGCGCGCCCGGTGGTCACCGACGGCGGCGCCGCGGCGCTGGCCGAGGCGGCCGGGCTCGGCCTGGACATCGCCACCTGCGTCGAACTCGAATCCACCGACTGGAGCCGGTTCGCGCTGGTGATCACCAGTCCGGGCTGGCGGCCCGATTCGCCGGTGCTGGCCGCGGCGGTCGCCGAGGGCACACCGGTCTGGGGTGACGTCGAATTCGCCTGGTGGGTCGATCAAGCCAGGATCTACGGGCCGGTGCGCAAGTGGCTGGTGATCACCGGGACCAACGGCAAGACCACCACCACGCAGATGACGCACGCCATCCTGCGCGCCGCGGGCATCCCCAGCGTCGCGTGCGGGAATATCGGCCTGCCGATCCTGGATGCCTTGCGGCGCAACCCCGGTCCGCAGGTGCTCGCCGTCGAGCTGTCCTCGTTCCAGCTGCACTGGGCGCCCTCGGTGCGCCCGGAGGCGGGCGTGGTGCTCAACGTGGCCGAGGATCACCTGGATTGGCACGGCGGCCTCGACGCCTACGCCGCGGCCAAAGCGCGCGCGCTGTTCGGCCGGGTCGGCGTGGTCGGGCTCGACGATCCGGTGGCGGCCTCGCTGGCCCGGCGCAGCAAGGCGCGCCGGACCGTCGGCTTCCGGATCGGCGTGCCCGCCGACGGCGAACTCGGCGTGGTCGACGGCAAACTGCTGGACCGCGCGTTCACCAAGGCCGCGATCCTGGCCGAGGTCGGCGACATCAGCCCGCCGGGACCGGCAGGTGTCGCGGACGCGCTCGCGGCCGCCGCGCTCACCCGTGCCATCGACGTTGCCCCGCAGTTCATCCGGGAAGGCTTGATCGAGCACAAGGTCGGTCCGCACCGTTCGGCGTTCGTCGCCGAGGTGGGCGGCGTCGACTTCATCGATGACTCCAAGGCCACCAACCCGCATGCCGCGCGCACCGCGATCCTGGCGCACCCGCAGGTGGTCTGGGTCGCGGGCGGGCAGCTCAAGGGCGCCCAGATCGAGGATCTCGTGGAGGAGGTCGCCGATCGGCTGGTCGCCGTGGTGCTGATCGGGGCCGACGCGCCGGTTTTCGCCGCCGCATTGGCGCGACACGCGCCCGAGGTCCCGGTCGTCGAGCTGATCGCGGGAGACGATGCAGGGATGGGTGCGGACGCGTCGAGAACCGAGCAGGCCGACGCCGTGATGGCGCGGGCGGTACGGGCCGCGGCCGGGTACGCCCGTCGCGGGGACACCGTGCTGCTCGCCCCCGCCGCGGCGTCGTTGGACATGTTCACCGACTACACGCATCGGGGCCGCAGTTTCGCGGCGTCGGTGCACGCACTGGAAGACGGTGACGTCGGGCGGCAACTATGACTTCGCGCCGTGCGCTCCGGCCTCGGAGACGGCAGCGCGGCGAAACCGTGGAGGGCTCGTGAGCGGCGCAGATCAGACGCACACCGCACGGCGGGTCGACCCGCGGGCCGGTGCCCGGTTCGTGGCCTGGCTCGCGCGGCCGCTCGCCTCCTTCCATCTGGTGGTCACCATCGCCACGCTGCTCACGGTGCTGGGCCTGGTGATGGTGCTCTCGGCGTCGAGCGTCGAGGCGTATGTCGATGGGGGCTCGGCGTATTCGCTGTTCATCCAGCAGGCGATGTTCGCGGCGATCGGTGCCGTGCTGTTCTATCTGGCGCTGCGAATTCCGTTGCGCAGGCTGCGCCAGTGGTCGTTCCCGCTGTTCGTGGTGTCGGTGCTCGGGCTGGTGCTGGTACTGGTGCCCGGCATCGGTTCCAAGGTGCAGGGCGCCCGGCGCTGGATCGATCTCGGCTTCTTCTCGGTGCAGCCGTCGGAGATCGTCAAGGTCACGCTGGTCGTCTGGGGTGCGCACCTGCTGGCGTCGCGGCGGTCGGAGCACGCGTCGCTCAAGGACATCCTGATGCCGCTGGTGCCCGCGGGCCTGCTGGTGTGCCTGCTCGTGGTGGTGGAACCGAACCTGTCCACCACGATCGCGCTAGGCATCGTGCTCGCGGCGCTGCTCTGGTTCGGCGGGCTGCCGCTGCGCCTGTTCGTCACGATCGCGGTGTCGGGCATGATCGCCGCCGCGGTGCTCGCGCTCTCGGCCGGCTACCGCTCCGATCGGATGCGCGCGTTCTTCAATCCCGGTGACGACCCGCAGGGCATCAATTACCAAGCGCGCCAAGCGCTGTACTCGCTGGCCGACGGCGGTATCTGGGGTCGCGGCCTCGGGCAGAGCCGGGCCAAGTGGAGCTATCTGCCCAACTCGCACAACGACTTCATCTTCGCCATCATCGGCGAGGAACTCGGCTTCTTCGGCTGCGCCCTGGTGCTCGGACTGTTCGCGCTGTTCGTCTACACCGGCTTGCGTATCGCGAGCCGGTCGGTGGATCCGTTCCTGCGGCTGCTCACCGCGACCGCGACGACCTGGATCACCGGCCAGGCCCTGATCAACATCGGCTACGTGGTCGGGCTGCTGCCGGTGACCGGTCTGCAGCTGCCGCTGGTGTCGGCGGGCGGTTCGTCGCTGGCGATCACCCTGTTCATGTTCGGCATCATCGCCAACGCGGCCCGGCACGAGCCCGAGGCGGTTTCGGCGTTGCACGCCGGACAGGACGGTAGATTCAGCAGGCTGCTGCGCCTGCCCAAACCTGAGGTGTACTCGCCGGCCCGGGCCGGTGCCGCCAGGGCGAAGTCCGCACAGCGGGGCAAGGCGCCGCGTGCGGGCAGACCGGCGGCGTTGCCGCCCGGCCGCCGCGGCCAGAGCGAACCGGGCAGGCGCCGCTCGCCGGAGAGCCGCGGCACCAGCTCGCTACGGGCCACCAGGGCATGGGAACCCAGCTATCCGGTCAACCACGCAAGAGAACGGGGAAGATCTAGGTGATCTCGGTAATCGTCGCCGGCGGCGGCACGGCGGGCCACATCGAGCCGGCGCTGGCGGTGGCGGACGCGCTGCGACGGCTCGACGATTCGATCCGGGTGACGGCGCTCGGTACCGAACGCGGCCTGGAAACCCGCCTGATCCCCGAACGCGGTTATCCGCTCGAGCTGATCCCGCCGGTTCCGTTGCCCCGCAAGCCGACCACCGATCTGCTGCGGTTGCCCGGCCGGGTGCGCGCCTCGGTGGCGCAGGCCCGCGCGGTGATCGATCGGGTCGAGGCGGATGTGATCGTCGGGTTCGGCGGCTACGTGGCACTGCCCGCGTACCTGGCCGCCGGGCCGGGGCTGCTGCGCCGCCGGCGCGCGGTGCCGGTGGTGGTGCACGAGGCCAACGCCAAGGCCGGTATCGCGAACAAGGTCGGCGCCCGGCGCGCGCGCCGCGTGCTCGCGGCGGTGCCGGATTCCGGGCTGGCCGGGGCGCAGGTCGTCGGCATCCCGGTGCGCGCGGCCATCACCACGCTGGATCGCGCCGCGTTGCGCGCCGAGGCCCGGGCGCATTTCGGGTTGCCCGCCGAGGGACCGGTACTGCTGGTGTTCGGCGGCTCGCAGGGCGCGGTGAGCCTGAACGACGCGGTGTCCGGCGCCGCGGCGCAACTGGCCGCGGCGGGTATCTCGGTGCTGCACGCGCACGGCCCCAAGAACACCCTCGAGGTCGCGGCCGGCGACGGTGCGGCGCGCTATGTCGCGGTGCCGTATCTTTCCCGGATGGACCTCGCCTACGCCGCCGCCGACGCGGTGGTCTGCCGGTCGGGCGCGATGACCGTCGCCGAGGTGTCGGCGGTCGGGCTGCCCGCGTTCTACGTGCCACTGCCGCACGGCAACGGTGAGCAGGAGCTCAACGCTGGGCCGGTGGTCCGGCAGGGCGGTGGCAGAATTGTCCCCGATTCGGAGCTGACGCCGAAATACGTGATCGACGAGGTGATTCCGCTGCTCATGGACCCCGCACGGCTGATCGAGATGGGCCGTGCCGCCGCCGGTGCCGGGCACCGCGACGCCGCCGACGAGGTGGCGCGCATCGTGCTGGGGGTCGCCGGATGACCGACGAGGACCTTTCGGCGTTGCCGCCCGCACTCGAACGGGTGCACATGGTCGGCATCGGCGGTGCCGGGATGTCCGGTATCGCGCGGATCCTGTTGTCCCGCGGCGGCGCCGTGTCCGGGTCGGACGCCAAGGAGAGCCGCGGGGTGCTCGCGCTGCGGGCGCGCGGCGCGCAGGTGCGCATCGGGCACGACGCCAGCGCGCTGGACCTGCTGCCCGGCGGCCCGACCGTGGTGGTCACCACCTACGCGGCCATCCCGAAGACCAATCCCGAACTGGTGGAAGCGAATCGGCGCGAGATTCCGGTGCTGCTGCGCCCGGCCGTGCTCGCCTCCCTGATGCAGGGACATCGCACGCTGCTGGTGTCGGGTACCCACGGCAAGACCTCCACCACCTCGATGCTCATCGTGTCGCTGCAGCACTGCGGCTTCGATCCGTCCTTCGCGGTGGGCGGGGAGTTGAACGAGGCGGGCACCAACGCGCACCACGGCACCGGGGACATCTTCGTCGCTGAAGCCGACGAGAGCGACGGGTCGCTGCTGCAGTACGAGCCGGACGTCGCGGTGGTCACCAACATCGAATCCGATCACCTGGACTTCTTCGGCACCGACGAGGCCTATGTGCAGGTCTTCGACGATTTCGCCGACCGGTTGAACGCGGGCGGGCTGCTCGTGGTCTGCCTGGACGATCCCGGTTCGTTCGCGCTGGCCGAGCGGGTCGGCGCGCGCCTGGCCGAGAAGAACGTGCAGGTACTCGGTTACGGCTCCGGCGAACTCGCCGACGCGCCGGTGCCGGTCGGGGTGCGGCTGCACAGCTGGGAGCCGCGCGACGTCGGCGGTATCGCCCAGTTCCAGCTCGCCGACGAGGCCGCGCCGCGCACCCTGCGGTTGTCGGTGCCGGGCAGGCACATGGCCTTGAACGCGCTCGCCGCGCTGCTCGCGGCCCGCGCCGCCGGGGCCGACGTGGACGAGATCGTGCAGGGGCTGGAGGGTTTCGGCGGTGTGCACCGGCGCTTCCAGTTCGCGGGCCGGGAGAACGGCGTGCGCGTCTTCGACGATTACGCCCATCACCCGACCGAGGTGCGCGCGGTGCTCGGCGCCGCCGCCGAACTGGTGCAGCAGGAGGCCCGCGACGGCGCCCGCTCCCGGCAGGGGCGCGTCATCGTGGTGTTCCAGCCGCATCTGTACAGCCGCACCGCGACGTTCGCCGCGGAGTTCGGCACCGCGCTCAGCCTCGCCGACGAGGTGGTCGTGCTCGATGTGTACGGCGCGCGCGAGAAACCACTGCCCGGGGTGAACGGGGCACTGGTGGCCCAGTCGGTCACCAAACCCGTGCACTACCAACCCGATATGTCGCGGGTGGGCAGGCAGGTCGCCCGGCTCGCGCTGCCCGGCGACGTCGTGATCACCATGGGCGCGGGCGATGTGACGATGCTCGGCAGTCAGATCCTGGACGGTTTACGGGCGCGGCCCCAGTACGGGCGATGAGCGCCGAGACGAAGCGGCCGCGCACGCACCGGTGGCCCGGCGGAGCGGAGTCGTGATGGCGAGGCGTGGCAGCAGGCGCGCGGGCGAGGCGCGGCGCGGGTTCGCCGCGGCGCGTTCGGCCGGTGCGCTGTTCGGCGCGGACGGGATCCGGCGCTTCTGGTGGTGGGGATTGCTGGGCGTGTGCGTCCTTGCGATCGTCGCGGCCGTCGCGTGGTTCACGCCGGTGCTCTCGGTGCGCACCGTCAAGATCGACGGCGCGGTCGCGGTGCCCGAACAACAGGTGCGCGAACTGCTCGAAATTCCGTCGGGGCGCTCGATGTTGCGCATCGATACCACCGAGATCGCGCGGCGGGTGGCGAGTATTCCCAAGGTGCGCACAGCCCGGGTGCAGCGCGTTTTTCCGTCGACGGTGAAAGTGACCGTCGTCGAGCGGGTTCCGGTGTTGTTTTTCGAGAGTCCGCAGGGCGCGCACCTGTTGGACGCGGAGAGCGTGGAATTCGCGATCGAACCGGCGCCGATCGGGGTGCCGAAGTTGATCACCGATCATCCCGCGAGCGACGCCCCGGTCACCAAGGCCGCGGTCGCGGTGCTCACCGTGCTGCCGCCTGCGCTGGGCATTCAGGTGGACGAGGTTGTGGCACGGTCCATTTCAGATATTTCCCTGAATCTGAAGGATGGGCGCACGGTACTCTGGGGCGGGATGAACGACGCCGAGCGCAAGTCGGCGGTCGTACTGCCGCTGTTGACCCGCCCCGGAACGGTGTTCGATGTTTCGAGTCCTAATCTGGTCACGGTAAAGTGATCGATACCCATTGCGCCCGCGTCGAATTGCAGTATTCGACGGGCGGCGCTCGCGGTCCCCTCGTGGATCTGCGAGCCGCTGCCTCCGGGCCGGGCGCTCACGCCGCCGCGCTCGTACAGGGCGGCAGGCGGGGCGCCAGGGGGCAACCGTTCACCATACTTCGTGTGGGTCGGCGAAACGAGAGGGATCACACAAGATTCTGTGTCTCGTTTCGGCGCGCCTGCGCGCGGTTTGCGGCGGCGGCGAATAGCGTTCCGCAGCAGTCGGATACTTGACATAACGCTAACCCTATGGTTCAGCTTTAGGGTTTGCCCGAGTGGCGGTGCGCTGAGGACAGCCGCTCAGGCGAAACCGGCGGAGTGTCTCGAATCCGAAAACGACAGGCTTTAGATCGAAGGAAGGCGAGAGCCCATGACGCCCCCGCACAACTACCTTGCCGTGATCAAGGTCGTCGGTATCGGCGGCGGCGGTGTGAATGCCGTCAACCGGATGATCGAACAGGGTCTCAAAGGTGTCGAGTTCATCGCGGTCAATACCGACGCGCAGGCTCTGCTGATGAGTGATGCCGACGTCAAGCTCGACGTCGGCCGGGAACTCACCCGTGGTCTCGGGGCGGGCGCCGACCCCGAGGTCGGTCGCAAGGCGGCCGAGGACCACAAGGACGAGATCGAAGAGGTGCTCAAGGGCGCCGACATGGTCTTCGTGACGGCGGGTGAGGGCGGTGGCACCGGCACCGGCGGTGCGCCGGTCGTCGCCCAGATCGCCCGCAAGCTCGGCGCGCTGACCATCGGCGTGGTCACCCGCCCGTTCTCGTTCGAGGGCAAGCGGCGCGGCAACCAGGCCGAGGTCGGCATCAACCAGCTGCGCGAATCCTGCGACACGCTCATCGTGATCCCGAACGACCGGCTGCTCCAGCTCGGCGACGCGGCGGTCAGCCTGATGGACGCGTTCCGCTCGGCCGACGAGGTGCTGCTCAACGGTGTGCAGGGCATCACCGACCTGATCACCACGCCGGGTCTGATCAACGTCGACTTCGCCGACGTCAAGAGCGTGATGTCCGGCGCGGGCAGCGCCCTGATGGGCATCGGCTCGGCCCGCGGCGAGGGCCGTTCGGTGAAAGCGGCCGAGTCCGCGATCAATTCGCCGCTGCTCGAGGCGTCGATGGACGGCGCGCACGGCGTGCTGCTGTCGATCGCGGGCGGCTCGGACCTCGGCCTGTTCGAGATCAACGAGGCGGCCTCGCTGGTGCAGGAGGCCGCGCATATCGAGGCCAACATCATCTTCGGCACGGTGATCGACGATTCGCTCGGCGACGAGGTGCGCGTCACCGTGATCGCCGCGGGCTTCGACGGCGGCGGGCCGGCCCGGCGGACCTTCGACACCGCCGGACGCAGCACCATCGGCTCGGCCCGCTCCGGCGAGATCGGCCAGAACCGCAGCACCGAGGTCGCCGCCCGCAGCACCGACACCGCGGCCGCCGGCGCGAGCGCCTCGACCCGCGGCGCCGTACCGAGCTACCGCGACTCCGAACGCGCCCGGCTGGCCGAGCCCACGGTCGCCAACAACCCGCGCGCACACATCGAACCCCCCGACGATGACGACGACGATGTCGACGTCCCGTCCTTCATGCGCCGCTAGCTCGAGCCCCACGCCGCCGCCGCGCGGCACAGAGCGTCCGCACGCCGCACAGCAGACCATCCTGTGCGATGTGCGGACGCTCTGTGGTTCGCGCCACCGCAGTGTGATGGCCGCGCGCCTTCTCGTGGGATGCGCGGGTGTTCGCGGGATGCGCGTCTTCTCGCGGGATGCGCGGGTGTTCGCGGGACGCGCGCCTTCTCGCGGGACGCGCGGGTGTTCGCGGGATGCGCGGGTGTTCGCGGGATGCGCGGGTGTTCGCGGGATGCGCGTCTTCTCGCGGGATGCGCGGGTGTTCGCGGGACGCGCGCCTTCTCGCGGGACGCGCGCCTCTTCTTGCGGTGCGCCCGTGTTCGTCGGCGATTTCGCGCGCGGCGTGACGGTCTGCGCGCGGCGTGCGGGTTCGGGTGTGGCAGTGGGCTGCTCCCTAAGAAAGCGTTCGGGAGTCGTTAAGGGGTGACGACTAGGCTCGAGTGCATGACTTCTGCGCCGACACTGACTGTTCGACGGGTGACCACGACTCGGGCCGGGGGCTTTTCCGCCCCGCCGTACGAGTCGTTCAATCTCGGCGATCACGTCGGGGACGATCCGGCGACGGTGCGGCGGAACCGGGATCGGCTCGCCGCGGGTATCGGGCTCACCCCGGATCGGCTGGTCTGGATGGAACAGATCCACAGCCGCAATGTCGAAATCATCGATGGCCCACGGGCCGAGCCGGTGCCCGCGACGGACGCCCTTGTGACGAATGTGCCCGGGCTCGCCCTGGTGGTGCTCACCGCCGACTGCGTGCCCATCCTGCTGTCCGACGACGAGGCCGGTGTGCTCGCGGCCGTGCACGCGGGCCGGATCGGCGCGCGGATCGGCATCGTGCCGAAGGTGCTCGACGCGATGCTGTCGCTGGGCGCGCAGGTGGAACGGATCGGCGCGTTCCTGGGGCCGGCGGCCTCGGGGCGGCAGTACGAGGTGCCCGCCGCGATGCGCGCCGATGTCGAGGCGCATCTGCCCGGCAGCGCCACCACCACGGTGCGCGGCACGCCGGCGCTCGACCTGCGCGCCGGAATCCGCAGGCAGCTCACCGAAGCCGGGGTCGGCGCGGTCGCGGTCGACCCGCGCTGCACCATCGAGGACCACACGCTGTTCAGCCACCGCCGTGGCGCCCCCACCGGGCGCCTGGGCAGCGTGATCTGGTCGGAGGTGCACTGATGTCCGCGGAATCCGTTGCCGCGCAAGTGGACGAGCGCACCGCGGAACTGGCGACGAACCTGGCCGGGTTGCTGCAGCGCATCGACGCGGCCTGTCTCGCGACCGGGCGCGCGCCGGACTCGGTGCGTCTACTCCCCGTGACGAAATTCTTTCCGGTCGCCGATGTCGCGATCCTGCACCGGCTCGGCCGCCGCGAGTTCGGCGAGTCACGCGAACAGGAGGCCACCGCCAAGGTTTCGGCACTCCGCGAGCACATAAGTGACGAAGACCTCTCGGATGTGCAGTGGCACATGATAGGACGCCTGCAGCGCAACAAGGCGCGGGTCGTGGCCCGGTGGGCGCACACCGTCCACTCGGTGGACAGCGAACGCCTGGCAACCGCTCTGGACGCCGGCGCGCAAGCCGCACTGGACGCGGGGGAGCGCAGCGCGCCGGTGCGGGTCCTCCTGCAGGTGAGCCTGGATGAGGACCCGTCGCGCGGTGGTGTCGCGCCGGATGAATTGACCCGCCTGGCCGCGCATATCGCGGCCTCGCCTGGATTACGACTGTCCGGTCTGATGGCCATTCCGCCATTGGGGGCTGAGTCTGATGCGGCATTTGCACGCCTTGCGACTTTGCACACCCTGCTACTCGCCGAGCATCCCGGCGCGACAGAACTTTCCGCCGGAATGTCCGGCGATCTGGAATCCGCCATAGAACACGGCTCGACGGTTGTGCGTGTCGGTACCGCCTTGATGGGCGCTCGACCGATAACCTCGGCGTAGCAAAGAAACCTCATCAGTCACATTCGACACATATGCTGGGACAGACGAGGGCTGAGCAAGACTTCAACACCCGGCCGCCACCGGGGCCGAAGGAAGGTCGACCAAAATGAGCGAGCGCAGCGAGCGAGTAATCGACGCAGCCATCGTGGTCATGACGCCGCCGCGCGTGCGCGGGGATGTCCTGCGGGAGCGCAGCGAGCGCTCGATGAACGCAGCCACGAGCGTGCTCGTGACGGAGCCGAGCGTCAGCGAGGCGCAGTCATGAGCACGCTGCACAAGTTCAAGGCTTACTTCGGCATGGTTCCACTCGAGGATTACGAAGACGACTATGTCGACGATCGTGCTCCCCGGGTCGCCGACGACCGCGGTGCGCGCAGGCCTCGGCCCCGTGACTACGCCGACCGCGGTGCCTACGGCGCTGATCGCTATGCCGAAGACCGTTACGGCGCAGAGCATTACGGTGCCGACGGATTCGATCGGGACGAGCCCGGCTATCCGGAGCCCGCCTACAAGTCGCCGTACAAGGCCGGATACCCGGTATCCCGGCGCGACGACTACGCCGACGAGCCCTACGGCGAGGACCGTTACGAGGCGCCGCGGCGTCCCACCCGGATCGAGACCGCGCCGTCGTCCGGCCGGTTCCGCGCGGGCGGCAGCGCGCCGTCGCTGCGTGGCGCCACCCGTGGTGCGCTCGCCGTCGATCCCGAGGCCGAAGAGCGGCGGCTGGAGGAGCGCGTGCGCCCCGAGCCGGCTCCCGCGCGCAGGCCGGGGATCTTCGAGGACGGAGGTCCCTTGTCCAAGATCACGACGCTGCGCCCGCGCGACTACAGCGAGGCCCGCATCATCGGTGAGCGCTTCCGTGAGGGCAACCCGGTGATCATGGACCTGGTGGACCTGAGCAACGCCGACGCCAAGCGGCTGGTGGACTTCGCCGCCGGACTCGCGTTCGCGCTGCGTGGCTCATTCGACAAGGTCGCGACCAAGGTGTTCCTCCTCTCACCGGCGGACGTGGACGTATCAGCCGAAGAACGCCGTCGCATCGCCGAAACCGGCTTCTACAACCAGAAATAAGGTCGTGATCTGGGGGGTGATGCAGACCGGTCGCCTGCGGTGCGGCGCGGTCATTTTGCGCAAAGCGGATTTTGCGGCAGAGTGAAGTCGTGGCCTTGTTCGCGGTGCTGTACTTCGTACTGTTCATCTTCTGGCTGTTGCTGATCAGCCGGGTGATCGTGGAGTTCATCCGTAGCTTCGCCCGGGACTGGCGTCCGACCGGTGTCGTGGTCATCATCCTGGAGGTGATCTTCACGATCACCGACCCTCCGGTGAAACTCCTGAGGCGGTTGATACCACCGGT
This genomic stretch from Nocardia brasiliensis ATCC 700358 harbors:
- the murC gene encoding UDP-N-acetylmuramate--L-alanine ligase, which gives rise to MTDEDLSALPPALERVHMVGIGGAGMSGIARILLSRGGAVSGSDAKESRGVLALRARGAQVRIGHDASALDLLPGGPTVVVTTYAAIPKTNPELVEANRREIPVLLRPAVLASLMQGHRTLLVSGTHGKTSTTSMLIVSLQHCGFDPSFAVGGELNEAGTNAHHGTGDIFVAEADESDGSLLQYEPDVAVVTNIESDHLDFFGTDEAYVQVFDDFADRLNAGGLLVVCLDDPGSFALAERVGARLAEKNVQVLGYGSGELADAPVPVGVRLHSWEPRDVGGIAQFQLADEAAPRTLRLSVPGRHMALNALAALLAARAAGADVDEIVQGLEGFGGVHRRFQFAGRENGVRVFDDYAHHPTEVRAVLGAAAELVQQEARDGARSRQGRVIVVFQPHLYSRTATFAAEFGTALSLADEVVVLDVYGAREKPLPGVNGALVAQSVTKPVHYQPDMSRVGRQVARLALPGDVVITMGAGDVTMLGSQILDGLRARPQYGR
- the murG gene encoding undecaprenyldiphospho-muramoylpentapeptide beta-N-acetylglucosaminyltransferase, yielding MISVIVAGGGTAGHIEPALAVADALRRLDDSIRVTALGTERGLETRLIPERGYPLELIPPVPLPRKPTTDLLRLPGRVRASVAQARAVIDRVEADVIVGFGGYVALPAYLAAGPGLLRRRRAVPVVVHEANAKAGIANKVGARRARRVLAAVPDSGLAGAQVVGIPVRAAITTLDRAALRAEARAHFGLPAEGPVLLVFGGSQGAVSLNDAVSGAAAQLAAAGISVLHAHGPKNTLEVAAGDGAARYVAVPYLSRMDLAYAAADAVVCRSGAMTVAEVSAVGLPAFYVPLPHGNGEQELNAGPVVRQGGGRIVPDSELTPKYVIDEVIPLLMDPARLIEMGRAAAGAGHRDAADEVARIVLGVAG
- a CDS encoding cell division protein FtsQ/DivIB, whose amino-acid sequence is MARRGSRRAGEARRGFAAARSAGALFGADGIRRFWWWGLLGVCVLAIVAAVAWFTPVLSVRTVKIDGAVAVPEQQVRELLEIPSGRSMLRIDTTEIARRVASIPKVRTARVQRVFPSTVKVTVVERVPVLFFESPQGAHLLDAESVEFAIEPAPIGVPKLITDHPASDAPVTKAAVAVLTVLPPALGIQVDEVVARSISDISLNLKDGRTVLWGGMNDAERKSAVVLPLLTRPGTVFDVSSPNLVTVK
- the pgeF gene encoding peptidoglycan editing factor PgeF, translating into MTSAPTLTVRRVTTTRAGGFSAPPYESFNLGDHVGDDPATVRRNRDRLAAGIGLTPDRLVWMEQIHSRNVEIIDGPRAEPVPATDALVTNVPGLALVVLTADCVPILLSDDEAGVLAAVHAGRIGARIGIVPKVLDAMLSLGAQVERIGAFLGPAASGRQYEVPAAMRADVEAHLPGSATTTVRGTPALDLRAGIRRQLTEAGVGAVAVDPRCTIEDHTLFSHRRGAPTGRLGSVIWSEVH
- the ftsZ gene encoding cell division protein FtsZ, with product MTPPHNYLAVIKVVGIGGGGVNAVNRMIEQGLKGVEFIAVNTDAQALLMSDADVKLDVGRELTRGLGAGADPEVGRKAAEDHKDEIEEVLKGADMVFVTAGEGGGTGTGGAPVVAQIARKLGALTIGVVTRPFSFEGKRRGNQAEVGINQLRESCDTLIVIPNDRLLQLGDAAVSLMDAFRSADEVLLNGVQGITDLITTPGLINVDFADVKSVMSGAGSALMGIGSARGEGRSVKAAESAINSPLLEASMDGAHGVLLSIAGGSDLGLFEINEAASLVQEAAHIEANIIFGTVIDDSLGDEVRVTVIAAGFDGGGPARRTFDTAGRSTIGSARSGEIGQNRSTEVAARSTDTAAAGASASTRGAVPSYRDSERARLAEPTVANNPRAHIEPPDDDDDDVDVPSFMRR